TGTACATCCCGACGTGGTGCGCGTCCGAGTAGTAGATGACAAGGTCACCCGGCTGGGCGGCGGCCAGAGAGGGGACGCGGGTGCCGACGCTCGCCTGCGACTGCGAGGTACGCGGCAGCGACACGCCGGCCTTGGCGTACGCCCACACCATCAGACCGGAGCAGTCGAAGGAGTTCGGGCCGGTGGCGCCCCACACGTACGGGGTGCCGCGCTTGCCCATCGCAGCCTGGACCGCGACCGCGGCGTAGCCGGCGGCCGGCGGCAGGTTGGTCAGGTCGAAGCGGCTGGCGTCGCGCGAGGCGCGGTCGGTGCCCAGGATCGCGGCGCGCTCGGCGGCCGTCAGGGTGCTCAGCAGGCGCTGCGCCTCGGCGAGCTTCTTCTGGACGTCCGCCTTGGAGTCGTTCAGCACCTGGGTGGAGCGGTCCAGCTCGGCGAGGATGGCGGCGGCCTCCTGCTTCTGCTGGTCCAGCCGGCGCTGCTGGTCCCGAAGACCCTTCAGCGTGGAGGCCTGGGTGTCGGTGGCCTGCTCGTTGCTGGACGCCTTCTCGAGGTAGTTGTCCGGGTTCGAGGAGAGCATCAACGCGACCGTCGGGTCGACGCCGCCGGTGCGGTACTGGTCGGCCGCCACCGCGGACAGGCCGGACGCCACCTGGGAGAGCTGCTCCTGGCTGCGGGCGATCTGGTCCTGCAGCTGGTCGGCCTGCTTGCGGAGCTGGTCGGCCCGCTCCTTGGCGCCGTTGTACTTCTCGGCGGCCTGCTCCTGCTCCTCGAGCAGCTTGTCGACCTGGACCTTGACCTCGTCCTTGCTCGGCTTGGCCGGTGCGGCGTGCGCGCTGGCCTGCGCGGAGAGGGCGACCGCGGTCGCGGCGGCAGCGGTGAGCACGGATACCCGTGCGCGGCTCGGCTGCTTGGGACGGCGGTGGGAGGCCAAGGGTCTAGCTCCTTCTTCCTGCTGGACTCACCCGATCGAGTGGACGTCCGGAAAATAGGTTTGACGCCAGACCCTAGTGAAGATCCGTCCCCGGCGCCACTCCCGAGTTGGGCGAACTTGGCGCAGAGGCCACGATTTCACCACCCCGACACAAGCCCGCCACCCGGCCCGCGCCGGGGGCCGACCGACCGTCAGGGCCGGGCGAGCCGGTTGAGCAGCAGAATCGACGCGACCGGGCGCGCACCCGCCTTCCGTACGCCGTCCGCGACCTCGCGATCCGCGGAGACCACCACCACCGGCCGGCCCTGCGGCTCGGCCCGCACCAGGCGGCGGATCAGCTCGTCCGCGGTCTCCCCCGTGCGGCTGAAGCGCACCCGCACCCGCGCGGCGGCGCCATGATCACCGGGACGTCCAGGTCCTGGCCGTCGAAGACGCAGGTCACCTCGGCCTGGGTGCGCTGCGCCAGCATGGCCAGACCGCCCAGCAGCCGCATCCGCTGCTGCTCCAGCGGCAGCGTCGGGTACCCGGTCTTGGTCACGTTGTAGCCGTCGACCACCAGGTGCACCTGAGGGATCGCCAGCAGCTGGTCGAGCAGTGCCGGGTCGTCCTCCGCCAGGCCGCGCCGCGCCACGTCGTGCGGGTTGGCCGAGCCCGGCTCGACCGCGTCCACCAGGTCGGCCGGCCGCAGCTGGACCACCGGCAGCGCCAGCTCCCGCTGCAGCCCCTGCGCCGACTGGAGCACCGTGTCGAGCAGCAGCCGCAGCCGCATGTCCTCCACGCTGCGGCCCTCGCGCGCCGACCGCCGGCCGGCCTCGGCGGCCGTCTCCAGCTCGGTGATCCGGTGCCGCAGCCGGCGTGCCTCGCCGTCCGCCGCACTGCGTTCGGCCGCTGCCGCGGCGCGCGCCGCGTCCAGCTCCGTCTGCAGTTTGCGGGCCTCCGCCTGTGCCCGGCGGGTGTCGCTCTCCAGGCTCCGGACCCGCTTGCGCAGCGACTCCGCCTCCCGGCGCACCCCCTCCGACTCGGCGCGCTGCCGGTCCAGGTCCACCCGGGCGGCGGCGCGCACCTCGGCGAGTTCGGCCTGCAACTTCTCCGCCACGCGGGCGGCCTCGGCCGCGGCGCCCTCGGCGTCCGCCCGTTCGACCTCGTCGCCGGCCTCGGCCACCAGCCGGCTCCAGCCGGCCGGGCGCAGCAGGTAGGCGGCGGCGGCCACGTCCATCGGGTCGGCGGCGGCCGGGACGGCGCCGGACTCCAGCGCCTTGACCAGGTCCGGCTGGCCGAGCCGCAGCCGATCGGCTATCCGGACCCTGAACACCGGCTCCGCGTCCAGCGCCGCGGCCAGCGCGGTGGCCGCGTACTTGGCCCGCCGGGCGGGGGTGAACTTGGCGTACGGGCGCAGCCCCGCGGGCAGTTCGCCGGCCGGGATGGCACCGAGGGCGTCGGCCGCGATGCCGACCACCCGGCGGCGCACCCCTTCGGGGAGCGGCCGGTCCAGCTGCTCGGACGGCGTGTCCCCGGGCCCGGGCTCCGGCCCGGCCCCGGAAGCGTCCGGCAGCGCCGCGTCCGCAGCGGGCTGCTGCCCCTGCGGCTCGGCCGGCCCGCTCGCTGCGTCCACCACGTCCTCGGCTCCGATCCTGCTCCCCGGGCGCGCGCGGCCGGTGGCCGCTGCCCTCGAAATGCACCGCTCTGTGCAATTGTCCCGTCTACCGTGCCCAGCCGGGCACCTCGCCACACACCCCGGCGGGGCCCAGGCCCTCTCTTTCGGATCTTGCGCCCGGCAAGATCCGAAAGAGAGGGCCTCCGGCTCCACCGGGGTGTGTCAGGACGAGACGATACGGCTCAGGCCCCCGGCGCGTCCGCGGCCGGCTCCTCGGCGATGTCGGCGCCCGGCCGGGGGACGAGCTCCACCTGGTCGACGGCGTTGCACCAGCGGCAGCGGACCGACTCCAGGGTCTCGCTGAGCACCTCGGTCTCCTCCACCTTCGATTCGCCGCCGAGGTCGAAGTGCAGGTACTCCACCACTCGAGCCGAGCGCGTCACGTCGAAGCGGGTGAGGTTCCCGCAGAGCGTGCAACGCCAACGGGTCTCGGCGGTGGGGGCGGCGATGGTCATCGGAGGTCCTCTCGGATGGTCCCGGGTCCGGTGTCCTCCAAGCCTATTGCGTACGGCACCACCCGCGGTGACCGGTCCTGAGGGGCGGACAGGTCACCCGCTTGCAGCACCCGCGGTGTCACCGCGGGTGCGCCGAGGAATGCTCGCTGTCATGGCCGTCCCCGCCCCCGTCCCCGCCCCCGTGCGCGCAGCGGCGGGCCGGGACGCCGCCGCGCCCGCGCGCACGCCGCTGGTCACCTACGCCCTGATCGCGCTGAGCGCCCTCGTCCTGCTGGCCGGCCCGAGCTTCGGCCTCAATCCGCGGTACGGCACCGGAGCCGCCCGGGTCTGCGCGGAGCAGCGCTTCGAGCAGCACTGGGGGGCCGTCCCGGCGGAGCTGCTGTCCGGCAACCCCCTGGACGCCGCCCGGCTGGCCACCCTGCCGCCCGCGGTGCCGGGCTGCACGGTCACGCCGACCCCGCACAAGATCCCGTTCCTGTCGGTGCTCAGCTCGCTGTTCGTCCATGCGGGCTGGCTGCACCTGGTCGGCAACCTGCTCTTCCTCTATGTCTTCGGCCCGGACGTGGAGGAGCGGCTCGGACGACTGCGCTTCCTCCTCTTCTATCTGGGCATCGGCTACCTGGCGACGTACGGCTGGGCGCTGGCCGAGGCGGACTCGACCCAGTCGGTGCGGGCGCTGGTCGGCGCCTCGGGAGCGATCGCCGGGGTGCTCGGCGGCTATCTGCGGCTCTACCCGCGGGCCCGGGTGACCGCGCTGGTGCCGGTGCTGTTCTTCCTGCCGCTGCGCTTCCCGGCCTGGCTGGTGCTCGGGCTGTGGTTCGCCCTGCAGTGGTGGCCGGTCGGGCCGGCGGTGCCCGGCGTGGCGTACCTGGTGCACGTGATCGGCTTCAGCGCGGGCTGGCTGCTGGCGCGCCCGGTGCGGCTCCGGACAGGGCAGACGCGCCGCCTGACGGCGGATACGCTGGGCGGTACCCCACACACAGGAGCCGAAGAGTGATCACCGCGATCGTCCTCATCAAGACCAGCGTCGACCGGATCCCCGAGATCGCCGAGGCGATCGCCGCGATCGAGGGCGTCAGCGAGGTCTACTCGGTGACCGGCAGCTACGACCTGGTGGCGATGGTCCGGGTGCGGCAGCACGAGGACCTGGCCGAGGTGATCCCCGGTCAGGTCAACAAGGTGCCGGGTGTGGAGCACACCGAGACCCAGATCGCCTTCCGCACCTACTCGCAGCACGACCTGGAGGCCGCGTTCGCGCTCGGCCTGGACGAGTAGCGGCACCCGGGCCGCCCGGCCGGGCGGCCCACTCCCTGCCCGTCCGGGTCGAGGCCGCTCAGGCGGCCCGGCCGGTGTCGGCGACGCAGCGGCCGCCCTCGTTGCGGTAGTTCCAGCGGGCGCCGTCGGTGACGAGCTCCCGGACGGCGGCCAGGAAGCGGTCGACGTGCTCCTCGGGGGTGCCCGCGCCGAAGCTCACCCGGATCGCGTTCAGGCTCCGCTCCCCCGGCAGCGACGGCTCCGGCGCGCCGCACTCGGACGGCGCCGCCTCCTCCCCGCCGAGCAGGGTGCGCACCAGCGGGTGCGCGCAGAACAGGCCGTCCCGGACACCGATGCCGTACTCGGCGGAGAGCGCCGCCGAGAAGTGCGAGCTGTTCCAGCCGCGGACGACGAAGGACAGCACGCCGACCCGGGCCGAGCCCGCGCCGAACAGGTTGAGCACCTTGACCTCGGGGATGCGCGCCAGCCCGGCGGTGAGTCGCTCGATCAGCGCCCGCTCGCGGCCCTCCAGCTCGTCGAAGCCGGCCTCCGAGAGCGCCCGGCAGGCCGAGGCGATGGCGTAGGCGCCGATCACGTTCGGCGAGCCGGCCTCGTGCCGTGCCGGGCCGGTGTGCCACTCGACGGCCACCGAGCCGTCCGCCTCCCGGGCCACGGTGCGGCTGGCGCCGCCGCCTGCCAGGTACGGCTCGGCCGCGTCCAGCCAGTCGCTGCGGCCGGCCAGCACCCCGGCGCCGAACGGCGCGTACAGCTTGTGGCCGGAGAACGCGACCCAGTCGACGCCGAGTTCACGGACCGACAGGCGGTGGTGCGGGGCCAGCTGGGCGGCGTCCAGGACGACCCGGGCGCCGTGCCGGTGGGCGGTCTCGGTGAGTTCGGCGATCGGCCACAGCTCGCCGGTGACGTTGGAGGCTCCGGTGACGCACAGCAGGCGCGGGCCCTCGGCGGAGCCGGCGGCGAGCGCGGCGTCCAGGGCGGCGACGGCCTCGGCGTGCGAGCGCGGGGCGCGCAGGTACTCGACCGTCAGACCGGCGTGGCGCCAGGGCAGCAGGGAGGCGTGGTGCTCGGTCTCGAAGGCGAAGACCCGGGTCCCGGCGGGCACCGCACCGGCCAGCAGGTTGAGCGAGTCGGTGGTGGCGCGGGTGAACACCACCTGGTCGCCCTCGCGCAGGTCGAGGAAGTCGGCGACGGTGCGGCGGCTCTGCTCGAACAGGTCGGTGGACAGCTGGGAGAGGTAGCCGGCCCCGCGGTGAACGCTGCCGTAGTAGGGGGCGTACGCGGCGACGTCGTCCCAGACCCGCTGCAGGGCGGGGGCGCTGGCGGCGTAGTCGAGCGCGGCGTAGCCGACCTTCTCACCGGTGGCGAGCGGCACCTGGACGTCGTGGCCGAGAACGGCGAGGGGGGCGCAGAGATCGGTCGACAGCGACATGAGGATGCACTCCTTCACGGGGTGGGGACCCCGGGGATGCATCGCCGGAAGTCCGCGCTTGCCACGCGGACGGTGTGCCGCACGGCCCGGTCCTCACCCAGGGCACCCCGCCACGGACGGAGGGTTGCCGGACAGCAAGCTGGGGCTTGACGCTGCCACTCATGACCTGCCGGAGACTCTAGGTGACCGCTGCGCGACCGGTCAAGACGGACAGGGGCGCGTGGGGGCTGTGCCCCACGCACCCCTGACGGGCTTCGCCCTACGTCTGTGCGGCCTCGGACTACTTCTGCGTGGCCTCGGCCCAGCGCTTGAGGGTGGCCTCGGCCGTGCCGGAGTCGATCGCGGCCGCCGCCCGCTCGATCCCCGCCGCGAGCTGCTCGGTCAGCGGGGCGTCGGTGAGGTCGATCGCGGCCAGTGCGGCGGCGGTGTTGAGCAGGACGGCGTCCCGGACGGGCCCCCGCTCGCCGGCGAACACCCGCCGTGCGACACCGGCGTTGTGCTCGGCGTCGGCTCCTCGCAGCGCCTCGATCCCGGCCAGCTCGATCCCGACGTCCCGCGGGTCGAACGAGGTCTCGGTGACGGCACCGTTCTTGACGATCCAGACGTGCGAGGTGGTGCAGACGGTCAGTTCGTCGAGGCCGTCGTCGCCGCGGAAGACCAGCGCGGAGGCGCCGCGGCGGGCGAACACGCCCGCGATCAGCCCGGCCAGCCGGGTGTCGAAGCAGCCGACGGCGTGCGAGGTGACCTTCGCCGGGTTGGTCAGCGGCCCGAGGATGTTGAAGGCGGTGGGCACGCCGAGCCCGGCCCGCGCGGTGGCCGCGTGCCGCATCGCGGGGTGGAACTTGGCCGCGAAGCAGAAGGTCAGACCGACCTCCTCGGCCACCTCGGCGACCCGGCGGGCGCCGAGGTCGAGGCTGACGCCGAGCTTCTCCAGCACGTCCGAGGAGCCGGAGGCGGAGGAGGAGGCCCGGTTGCCGTGCTTGACGACCTTGGCTCCGGCCGCGGCCGCCACGATCGCCGACATGGTGGAGATGTTGACGGTCTTGGCGCGGTCACCGCCGGTGCCGACGATGTCGACGGCGGGCCCGGGGATGTGCAGCGGCTCTGCGTGCGCGTACATGGCGTCGACCAGGCCGGCGATCTCCTCGACGGTCTCGCCCTTCGCCCGCAGCGCGACCATGAAGCCGGCCACCTGGACGGGCGAGGCCTCGCCGCTCATGATCTGGTCCATCGCCCAGGAGGTGTCCGCCTCCGCGAGGTTCTCGCCGCGCAGCAGTGCCGACAGGACGTCCGGCCAGGTGCGGACCACCTGCACGGGGTCCTTGCCGCCGTTCGCAGGGTTCACGTTCACCATGGCCGACTCCAGCTCTCATCGGTAGTGCGCCGATACAGGGACGGAGCCAGCCTAGCGAGCGGCGGCAGGCGGCCGCGCCGATCCCGCCGCCCCTTCTCTCCTGGTGAGACGGGTGGGTGGTGCGCCCTTGTCAGTGGTGCGCGGGTGTCAGTGGTGTGCGGGTGTCCGCCGAGCGATCCGGCCGCGGAGCAGGGTGGCCGCGGCGTCGGCGAGCGCGACCGGGTCGACTGGCCGGGCGATCGCGGCGTCGGCCCGGCTCCAGGCGGCGAGCCAGGAGTCCTGCGGGCGGCCGATGAGGACCAGGACGGGCGGGCAGCCGTAGATCTCGTCCTTGAGCTGGCGGGTGAGGCCGAGGCCGCCGGCGGGGACGGCCTCGCCGTCCAGCACGCACAGGTCGACGCCGCCCTTCTCGAGGGCGCGGAGGACGGCCGGGGTGGTGGCGCACTCCAGGTACTCGACGGCGGGGAGGTCGGCGGCGGGCCGGCGGCCGAGCGCCAGGGTGACCTCCTCGCGGGTGTTGCGGTCGTCGCTGTAGACGAGAACGGTGAGCGTCTCGTCGGTCGTGTGCGCCATGGGCCCTGCTCCCGGGTGCTCGTCCTCTTATATGTACAGCTCCGAACGGCCCAGTGTGATCCGGACCACGTTCACCTCCGGATGCTACTCCGGCGGAGCCGTCCCGGTGAGTCCCTGACGCGATCTCCCTCAACCCGCCGCGCCCGGATCTCACCCGCGCGGGGTACTCGGCATCGCCCACCCCGAACAACCATCAGAAAACGGACACGCGGCCGACCGGCCCTCCGGGCGTCGACGCAGGCCAGGCCCAGGGGGGCATACCGCACGCACCGGACACTCCGAGGAGCACCCCCCGGCGTGAAGACGGAATAAGGGACCGACATAATGTCCGTCGTGGCGACAGCAACAGCAACAGAAACCGGACACGCGCACGGAGCGGTCAACAGGCCGAACCTGGTCAGCGTCGGAACCATCGTCTGGCTGAGCTCCGAGCTGATGTTCTTCGCGGCCCTGTTCGCGATGTACTTCACGCTCCGCTCGGTCATGGGCTCGGAGTTCTGGGCGGAGAAGGCGGAAGCCCTCAACGTGCCGTTCTCCTCGGTGAACACCACGATCCTGGTGCTCTCCTCCCTCACCTGCCAGCTCGGCGTTTTCGCCGCCGAGCGCGGTGACGTGAAGAAGCTCCGCTCGTGGTTCTACATCACCTTCGTGATGGGTGCGATCTTCATCGGCGGCCAGATCTTCGAGTACACCGAGCTGGTCAAGGTGGACGGCCTGTCGCTGTCCTCGGACCCGTACGGCACGGTGTTCTACCTGACCACCGGCTTCCACGGCCTGCACGTGACGGGTGGTCTGATCGCCTTCCTGCTGGTCCTGGGGCGGACGTACGCCGCCAGGCGGTTCACGCACGAGCAGGCCACCGCCGCGATCGTCGTGTCGTACTACTGGCACTTCGTCGACGTCGTGTGGATCGGCCTGTTCGCGACCATCTACCTGATCAAGTAAAGGCTGATCAGGTCGCTGGCCGCCGGCCGGAGAGCACCCGCCCCGTGCGGGAGCCCCGCCGACAGTCCGCCCCGCCCCGGGTACCGGCCCCGAGCAGACCGGCTCCCGCGGGCGCAGCCACCCAGCCGACCAGATCCTGACACCGGGGTTAATCCGTGAAAAAGCTCTCCGCACGACGGCGCCACCCACTGGCGGCGCTGGTCGTCCTACTTCTCGCCCTGGCGGCCACCGGGGGGCTGTACGCCGCGTTCGCGCCCGCCGAGAAGGCGCAGGCCGACACCTCCGCGCAGTCGCTCGCCATCGAAGAGGGCAAGAAGCTCTTCGCCGTGGGCTGCTCCTCCTGCCACGGCCTCGACGGCCAGGGCAGCTCCGACGGCCCGAGCCTGGTGGGCGTGGGTTCCGCCGCGGTCGACTTCCAGGTCGGCACCGGCCGTATGCCGGCCCAGCAGAGCGGCGCCCAGGTGCCCGCCAAGAGGGTCGTCTACTCCCAGGCCCAGATCGACCAGCTGGCCGCCTACGTGGCCTCGCTCGGCCCCGGCCCGGTCGCTCCGACCAAGGAGCAGTACACCTCCACCGACCCGAACGACGTGGCCAAGGGCGGCGAGCTCTTCCGGACCAACTGCGCCCAGTGCCACAACTTCGCGGGCAAGGGCGGCGCTCTGACGAAGGGCAAGTACGCCCCGACGCTGGAGAACACCTCCCCGAAGCACATCTACGAGGCCATGCAGACCGGCCCGCAGAACATGCCCTCGTTCCCCGACACCACCATGCCGGAGGAGCAGAAGAAGCAGATCGTGGCCTGGGTCAGCCACACCAACGACGAGCCCAACCCCGGTGGCCTCTCGCTGGGCAGCCTCGGTCCGGTGACCGAGGGTCTGTTCGGCTGGATCTTCGCCCTCGGTTCGCTCATCGTGGTCGCGATCTGGGTCGCCGCCCACACCACCAAGGCCAAGAAGTCATGAGCCACGAGATGTCTGACGAGAAGCTGCCGGAGTCGCACGGCTCCGAAGGGCACGAGGTCGCCGTCCACGGCGACCCGTTCGCCGACCCCGGTCTGCCGGCCCACGGGCCGCGCCGGACCGACATCGACGAGCGCGCCGCCAAGCGCGCCGAGCGGCAGGTCTCCCTGCTGTTCATCGTCTCGATGCTCGCCACCGTCGGTTTCATCGCCTCGTACGTGGCGATCGACATCGACAAGATCGTCTACATCTTCCCGCTGGGCCACGTCAGCGCGCTGAACTTCGCGCTCGGCATGACCCTCGGTGTGGCGCTCTTCTGCATCGGCGCGGGCGCCGTCCACTGGGCGCGCACCCTGATGTCGGACCACGAGATCCCGGCCGACCGCCACCCGATCGAGGCGGACGACGAGCTGCGTGCCGATGTCATCGAGCAGTTCCAGACCGGCGCCGCGGAGTCCGGCTTCGGCCGCCGCAAGATGCTCCGCAACACCCTGATCGGCTCGATGGCGCTGGTGCCGCTCTCCGGTGTGGTGCTGCTGCGCGACCTGGGCCCGCTGCCCGAGGACAAGCTGGCGCACACCGGCTGGGAGCTGGCCACCCCGGCCAAGCCCCTCAAGCTGATCAACATGAACACCAACGAGCCGATGAAGCCCGAGGACATCGTCACCGGCTCGCTGACCTTCGCCAAGCCCGAGGGCCTGGAGGAGGACCAGGAGATCTTCCAGGAGCAGATCGCCAAGGACGCCCTGATGATCATCCGGATCGCTCCGGAGGACCTGAAGGACAAGACGTCCGCCGAGCTCGGGTTCGAGGGCATCCTCGCCTACTCGAAGATCTGCACCCACGTCGGCTGCCCGATCAGCCTCTACGAGCAGCAGACCCACCACGCGCTCTGCCCCTGCCACCAGTCGACCTTCGACCTGGCGGA
The nucleotide sequence above comes from Streptomyces sp. TLI_235. Encoded proteins:
- a CDS encoding menaquinol-cytochrome c reductase cytochrome c1 subunit precursor; the encoded protein is MKKLSARRRHPLAALVVLLLALAATGGLYAAFAPAEKAQADTSAQSLAIEEGKKLFAVGCSSCHGLDGQGSSDGPSLVGVGSAAVDFQVGTGRMPAQQSGAQVPAKRVVYSQAQIDQLAAYVASLGPGPVAPTKEQYTSTDPNDVAKGGELFRTNCAQCHNFAGKGGALTKGKYAPTLENTSPKHIYEAMQTGPQNMPSFPDTTMPEEQKKQIVAWVSHTNDEPNPGGLSLGSLGPVTEGLFGWIFALGSLIVVAIWVAAHTTKAKKS
- a CDS encoding putative RNA-binding protein with PIN domain (manually curated), yielding MVDAASGPAEPQGQQPAADAALPDASGAGPEPGPGDTPSEQLDRPLPEGVRRRVVGIAADALGAIPAGELPAGLRPYAKFTPARRAKYAATALAAALDAEPVFRVRIADRLRLGQPDLVKALESGAVPAAADPMDVAAAAYLLRPAGWSRLVAEAGDEVERADAEGAAAEAARVAEKLQAELAEVRAAARVDLDRQRAESEGVRREAESLRKRVRSLESDTRRAQAEARKLQTELDAARAAAAAERSAADGEARRLRHRITELETAAEAGRRSAREGRSVEDMRLRLLLDTVLQSAQGLQRELALPVVQLRPADLVDAVEPGSANPHDVARRGLAEDDPALLDQLLAIPQVHLVVDGYNVTKTGYPTLPLEQQRMRLLGGLAMLAQRTQAEVTCVFDGQDLDVPVIMAPPRGVRVRFSRTGETADELIRRLVRAEPQGRPVVVVSADREVADGVRKAGARPVASILLLNRLARP
- a CDS encoding membrane associated rhomboid family serine protease, which codes for MAVPAPVPAPVRAAAGRDAAAPARTPLVTYALIALSALVLLAGPSFGLNPRYGTGAARVCAEQRFEQHWGAVPAELLSGNPLDAARLATLPPAVPGCTVTPTPHKIPFLSVLSSLFVHAGWLHLVGNLLFLYVFGPDVEERLGRLRFLLFYLGIGYLATYGWALAEADSTQSVRALVGASGAIAGVLGGYLRLYPRARVTALVPVLFFLPLRFPAWLVLGLWFALQWWPVGPAVPGVAYLVHVIGFSAGWLLARPVRLRTGQTRRLTADTLGGTPHTGAEE
- a CDS encoding menaquinol-cytochrome c reductase iron-sulfur subunit precursor, with product MSHEMSDEKLPESHGSEGHEVAVHGDPFADPGLPAHGPRRTDIDERAAKRAERQVSLLFIVSMLATVGFIASYVAIDIDKIVYIFPLGHVSALNFALGMTLGVALFCIGAGAVHWARTLMSDHEIPADRHPIEADDELRADVIEQFQTGAAESGFGRRKMLRNTLIGSMALVPLSGVVLLRDLGPLPEDKLAHTGWELATPAKPLKLINMNTNEPMKPEDIVTGSLTFAKPEGLEEDQEIFQEQIAKDALMIIRIAPEDLKDKTSAELGFEGILAYSKICTHVGCPISLYEQQTHHALCPCHQSTFDLADGARVIFGPAGHPLPQLKITTDEKGFLVATGDFQEPVGPSYWERP
- a CDS encoding cytochrome c oxidase subunit 3, encoding MSVVATATATETGHAHGAVNRPNLVSVGTIVWLSSELMFFAALFAMYFTLRSVMGSEFWAEKAEALNVPFSSVNTTILVLSSLTCQLGVFAAERGDVKKLRSWFYITFVMGAIFIGGQIFEYTELVKVDGLSLSSDPYGTVFYLTTGFHGLHVTGGLIAFLLVLGRTYAARRFTHEQATAAIVVSYYWHFVDVVWIGLFATIYLIK
- a CDS encoding AsnC family transcriptional regulator, with amino-acid sequence MITAIVLIKTSVDRIPEIAEAIAAIEGVSEVYSVTGSYDLVAMVRVRQHEDLAEVIPGQVNKVPGVEHTETQIAFRTYSQHDLEAAFALGLDE
- a CDS encoding anthranilate phosphoribosyltransferase, which translates into the protein MVNVNPANGGKDPVQVVRTWPDVLSALLRGENLAEADTSWAMDQIMSGEASPVQVAGFMVALRAKGETVEEIAGLVDAMYAHAEPLHIPGPAVDIVGTGGDRAKTVNISTMSAIVAAAAGAKVVKHGNRASSSASGSSDVLEKLGVSLDLGARRVAEVAEEVGLTFCFAAKFHPAMRHAATARAGLGVPTAFNILGPLTNPAKVTSHAVGCFDTRLAGLIAGVFARRGASALVFRGDDGLDELTVCTTSHVWIVKNGAVTETSFDPRDVGIELAGIEALRGADAEHNAGVARRVFAGERGPVRDAVLLNTAAALAAIDLTDAPLTEQLAAGIERAAAAIDSGTAEATLKRWAEATQK
- a CDS encoding selenocysteine lyase/cysteine desulfurase; protein product: MSLSTDLCAPLAVLGHDVQVPLATGEKVGYAALDYAASAPALQRVWDDVAAYAPYYGSVHRGAGYLSQLSTDLFEQSRRTVADFLDLREGDQVVFTRATTDSLNLLAGAVPAGTRVFAFETEHHASLLPWRHAGLTVEYLRAPRSHAEAVAALDAALAAGSAEGPRLLCVTGASNVTGELWPIAELTETAHRHGARVVLDAAQLAPHHRLSVRELGVDWVAFSGHKLYAPFGAGVLAGRSDWLDAAEPYLAGGGASRTVAREADGSVAVEWHTGPARHEAGSPNVIGAYAIASACRALSEAGFDELEGRERALIERLTAGLARIPEVKVLNLFGAGSARVGVLSFVVRGWNSSHFSAALSAEYGIGVRDGLFCAHPLVRTLLGGEEAAPSECGAPEPSLPGERSLNAIRVSFGAGTPEEHVDRFLAAVRELVTDGARWNYRNEGGRCVADTGRAA
- a CDS encoding cell wall-associated NlpC family hydrolase, whose protein sequence is MASHRRPKQPSRARVSVLTAAAATAVALSAQASAHAAPAKPSKDEVKVQVDKLLEEQEQAAEKYNGAKERADQLRKQADQLQDQIARSQEQLSQVASGLSAVAADQYRTGGVDPTVALMLSSNPDNYLEKASSNEQATDTQASTLKGLRDQQRRLDQQKQEAAAILAELDRSTQVLNDSKADVQKKLAEAQRLLSTLTAAERAAILGTDRASRDASRFDLTNLPPAAGYAAVAVQAAMGKRGTPYVWGATGPNSFDCSGLMVWAYAKAGVSLPRTSQSQASVGTRVPSLAAAQPGDLVIYYSDAHHVGMYIGNGLVVHAPRTGDVVKVMDADILPIKTIRRV